GCACGTCGATCGCGTGGCGCTCCAGCGACGCGGCGAGATCCAGCACGACGACCTCGTCGCCGGAGTCCGCCAGCGCCTTGACCAGGGCGCGGCCGATGCCGCCGGCACCGCCGAGCACGGCGATCCTGCGGGCGGCGGTCACCGGTCGTTCCTCATCGGCAGGGAGCGGAGATAGGCGATGATCTCGGCTTCGGAGACCACGTCCGCATATTTGGCGTTCATGTCGAACAGGTTCGCCTCGTGCGGCGCCGGATGCCGGTCGCCGCAGGCGTCGCGAACCACGCTCGTGGTGAAGCCGTAGGACATGGAGTCCACGCAGGAGGCCCGCACGCATCCCGACGTCGTCAGCCCGGTCAGGATGACGCTGTCGATGCCCATCGCCGTCAGCGTCGATGCCAGCGACGTGCCGAAGAAGGCGCTCGGATACTGCTTGGTGACGACGATCTCGTCGTCGCGCGGTACGAGACCTTCGGCGAAGGCGGCCGTCTTCTGTCCCTTCACGAAAGCCTTCAGCGGCTTCGCCTTCTCGAAGAAGCGCCCGCCATTGACCCCGCCCGGCTGATAGCTCACCTCGGTCAGGACGACCGGCACGCCAACCTCGTGCGCGACCTCGCGAATGCGCAAGGCCGAGGCGAGCGCATCGTCGACACCGGCATAGAGATCGCAGTCCCTGTCGAAATAGGCATGCGCGAAGTCGATCAGCACCAGGGCCGGCTTCTTGCCGAAGCCGGCACGGTTTCCGTAGGCTTTCGCGTAGTTTGCGTCGAGATCCTCACTCATGGCGCATCTCCTTGCGGCTGGCGTCTCAGACCTGGGCGTACTTCTTCTCGAAATCCCAGACGTCCTGGAAGCCGATCAGCTTGTTGAACTCGGCGAAGGAATAGAGTTCCACGGCGTCCGTCGTCTCGCCATTCTTCAGCAGGTCGGCATAGGCCTTTTCGAGCGCCGCGCCCACGGAGAGGAAGCCCACGGCCGGATGGATGGCGATCGAATAGCCCATCTCGTGCAGGGTCTTTGCGGGAAGCAGCGGGGTGCGTCCGCCGTTGACCATGTTGGCGAAGAGCGGCGCGTCGATCTCGTCGGCCACCCGCTTCATCTCGTCGACGCTCTCCGGCGACTCGATGAACACCACGTCGGCGCCGGCCTTCGCGAAGGCCTTGCCGCGCCGGATCGCCTCGTCGATGCCGAGACCGGTGCGCGAATCCGTGCGCGCAATGATCAGGAAGTCGTCGGACTTGCGGCTGTCGGCGGCCACCTCGATCTTGCGGACCATGTCCTCCAGCGGGATGACGCGCCGGTTGGGCGTGTGGCCGCATTTCTTGGGGAACTCCTGGTCCTCCATCTGCATGGCGGTCACGCCGGCGTCCTCGTAGCCGCGCACCGTGTGGCGCACGTTGAGAAGACCGCCATAGCCGGTATCGGCATCGGCGATGACGGGCTTGGAGGTCATCTTCACGATCTGGGCGATGCGTTCGATCATGTCGCGATAGGTCGCGATGCCGGCGTCCGGTTCGCCGAGATAGGAAGCGACCGTGCCGTAGCCGGTCACGTAGAGCGCCTTGAAGTCCATCCGGTCGGCGATCAGCGCCGAAATCAGCTCGAATACGCCGGGCGCGAGAACGAAGTCCTTGTTCTTCAGCGCGGCCTTGAGTGCGGGATCTGCCATTGTCTTCCTGTCCTTGGGTCTTTTTTCAGTGGTTGCGCAGGAGCTGTCCCAGCCCCGCGAGACGGTCGTCGATGCCTGCCGTGCGCAGGATCGACCAGAAGGTCGCCTGATTGGACGTCACGACCGGCACGCCGAGCACCGCTTCCAGCTGCTCGACGAGCGGCAGCGTCGGAAAGTCGGTGCAGGTGATCAGCAGGGCTTCGCTGCCCGGCACGAAGGCCGCACGCGCATGGGCGGCCACCTGCTCGATCGGTGTCTCGGCGATGCGGACGTAGTCCTGCGGGCCGCTGGCGCCGATGCCCAGCCCGATCAGCTTTTCGACGGCGAAGCCGTTCTCCTCCAGGAAATGGGTCTCGTGCTCGTTAAGCCGGTCGGCATAGGGCGTCGCGACCGACAGCCGCGTCACGCCCAGCTTTTTCAGCGCCGCGATGATGGAAGCCGAGGTGGTGACCGCCTTGACCCCCGTCCGCGCCGTCAGGTCGTCGGGAAGCGAATCGACCGGATTGATCATCGATCCCGCCGTGCAGGCATAGGCGACCGCGTCGACCCGTGCCTGCTTCAGCATGGCGAAGACCTCTTCGAGGTCGTCCATCAGGGCCTTCCTGCCCGCCTCGCTGGCGGTATCGGCGTGCAGCTTCATGCGGTGGGTGTGGAAGGTGACGCCGTCGGGCACCATGCGCATCCACTCGGCCTCGTTCACCGTATTCGTCGGCGGCACGATGAGCCCGAGCTTCGCGCGCTGGCTGTAGACGGACAGGTGACGGCACGGCATCAGGGACGCTCCATGTCGGCCCCTCCGGACCGACCTTTTTTTGTGCAGATGAATTCGCACAGCCTGCCGATAAATGTCCATACCTTTTTCGCCGTTCCGCGATCACGACCCATTGTGGGTGAATGGAGCAGGAACGGTGGTCGATCTTGCGCAACGCCGCCGGGTGCGCCAGATACGACATAATTGTCCATACGTCCGGGACGAATGCCAGAAGAGGCCGCGACACCATGGCTGACACGACGAGCCTTGCCGGCGAGGCAGCGGGCGACGGCCCGCGCTATGTTCGGATTCAGAAGGTTCTGGAGGAGCGCCTGGTCGAGGGCGTCTATCCGGTCGGCTCGCTGATTCCCACCGAGATCGAACTCGCCGCCGAATTCAACACCTCCCGCTTCACGATCCGCGAGGCGCTGCGCTACCTGCGTGAACATGGCTATGTGGAGCGGCGCCAGGGCGTCGGCACCCGCGTCATCTCCAGCAGTCCCCACTCCACCTTCTTCCGCTCCTTCGGCTCGCTGGAGGAACTGTTCCAGATCGCCGTCGAGACCTACTACGTCATCCTCTACACGAAACGGATCGCCCTCGATCCCGAGCTGGCGGAACTGGTCGGAGGCCTGCCGGGCGAGGAATGGTTCGAGGTGGCGGGCGTGCGCTGGACGCGGCCCGGCGGCACGCCGATCTGCTACATCCAGAGCTATATCCCCTCCCGGTTCGAACACCTGATTCCGCTGCTCGACGGCCATCAGGGACCTTTCTTCGCCCTGCTCGAGCGCCACTCCGACGGAAAGATCGAGGAAGCGGTCCAGGAGATCCGCGCCCTGCCCATGCCGAGCGAGATCGAGCGGCAGCTCGGTCTGTCCAAGGGGTCCTGGGCGCTCCAGTTGCTGCGACGATACCTGACCGAACAGGGCATCCTGATCGCCTCGTTCAACTGGCATCCGGCCGGACAGATGGTCTACCGGATGCACATCCAGCGGGCGAAGCCGGCGATCGACTGACGGCTCCGCCGGCGCGGATGGGCTCATCCGGCGAAGGCCGGCCGGAACCCTCCCCGCTCGCGGGTGACGGTCATGCCCCAGGCGCCCCGCAGATGCGCCGGAACCAGCACCGCGCCCGTCTCCGCGGACCGTTCGAGGAGAGCGAGGCGGGTCGCCGCGGCCAGATCCCGGTCGGAGCAGAAGGCGCTCGACCAGCCGGGCTGGAAGACCTGCACCGGCGAATGGATGGCGTCG
The nucleotide sequence above comes from Aquibium microcysteis. Encoded proteins:
- a CDS encoding isochorismatase family protein, whose translation is MSEDLDANYAKAYGNRAGFGKKPALVLIDFAHAYFDRDCDLYAGVDDALASALRIREVAHEVGVPVVLTEVSYQPGGVNGGRFFEKAKPLKAFVKGQKTAAFAEGLVPRDDEIVVTKQYPSAFFGTSLASTLTAMGIDSVILTGLTTSGCVRASCVDSMSYGFTTSVVRDACGDRHPAPHEANLFDMNAKYADVVSEAEIIAYLRSLPMRNDR
- a CDS encoding isocitrate lyase/PEP mutase family protein — encoded protein: MADPALKAALKNKDFVLAPGVFELISALIADRMDFKALYVTGYGTVASYLGEPDAGIATYRDMIERIAQIVKMTSKPVIADADTGYGGLLNVRHTVRGYEDAGVTAMQMEDQEFPKKCGHTPNRRVIPLEDMVRKIEVAADSRKSDDFLIIARTDSRTGLGIDEAIRRGKAFAKAGADVVFIESPESVDEMKRVADEIDAPLFANMVNGGRTPLLPAKTLHEMGYSIAIHPAVGFLSVGAALEKAYADLLKNGETTDAVELYSFAEFNKLIGFQDVWDFEKKYAQV
- a CDS encoding GntR family transcriptional regulator, which produces MADTTSLAGEAAGDGPRYVRIQKVLEERLVEGVYPVGSLIPTEIELAAEFNTSRFTIREALRYLREHGYVERRQGVGTRVISSSPHSTFFRSFGSLEELFQIAVETYYVILYTKRIALDPELAELVGGLPGEEWFEVAGVRWTRPGGTPICYIQSYIPSRFEHLIPLLDGHQGPFFALLERHSDGKIEEAVQEIRALPMPSEIERQLGLSKGSWALQLLRRYLTEQGILIASFNWHPAGQMVYRMHIQRAKPAID
- a CDS encoding aspartate/glutamate racemase family protein yields the protein MPCRHLSVYSQRAKLGLIVPPTNTVNEAEWMRMVPDGVTFHTHRMKLHADTASEAGRKALMDDLEEVFAMLKQARVDAVAYACTAGSMINPVDSLPDDLTARTGVKAVTTSASIIAALKKLGVTRLSVATPYADRLNEHETHFLEENGFAVEKLIGLGIGASGPQDYVRIAETPIEQVAAHARAAFVPGSEALLITCTDFPTLPLVEQLEAVLGVPVVTSNQATFWSILRTAGIDDRLAGLGQLLRNH